The Amblyomma americanum isolate KBUSLIRL-KWMA chromosome 5, ASM5285725v1, whole genome shotgun sequence genome window below encodes:
- the LOC144134422 gene encoding uncharacterized protein LOC144134422, protein MPPGRGAVTERKRISNSEQRSGTQSWTWNCVILLHWFVACSSVAYAFWSYATDKANTSLPKEMRTEFRPSPYGLKRKQDMTSFDWEIERSFVFTTWKWLLVHPLLARATASAAPALLPVFYTGYSALFVTSLLGPEVAAVFLILHALFFFVASMRAPVLCYATAFLVLVLRLSLPDSFRQVSFADLHFVPPF, encoded by the exons ATGCCTCCAGGCAGAGGCGCTGTGACTGAAAGAAAGCGCATTTCGAATTCGGAGCAACGCAGTGGCACTCAGAG CTGGACATGGAACTGTGTGATACTCCTTCATTGGTTCGTCGCCTGCTCATCCGTCGCCTACGCCTTTTGGAGCTATGCCACCGACAAAGCGA ACACGTCCCTTCCGAAAGAGATGAGGACAGAATTCAGACCTAGTCCCTACGGTTTGAAGCGCAAGCAG GACATGACCAGCTTTGACTGGGAAATCGAACGCTCGTTTGTATTCACGACATGGAAGTGGCTCCTCGTCCATCCCCTGTTGGCGAGGGCAACTGCCAGTGCTGCCCCGGCG TTGTTGCCGGTGTTCTACACCGGATACTCAGCGCTCTTCGTGACGTCACTGCTGGGCCCGGAAGTGGCTGCCGTCTTTTTGATCCTGCACGCCCTTTTCTTCTTCGTGGCCAGCATGCGAGCACCTGTGCTTTGTTACGCCACTGCATTCCTGGTCCTCGTCCTAAGATTATCACTGCCGGACAGCTTCAGACAGGTGAGCTTTGCTGATCTTCACTTTGTTCCGCCCTTTTAA